From a single Aspergillus puulaauensis MK2 DNA, chromosome 2, nearly complete sequence genomic region:
- a CDS encoding uncharacterized protein (COG:S;~EggNog:ENOG410PV7I;~TransMembrane:5 (o50-71i105-127o139-157i164-186o611-637i)) — protein sequence MTRLSSEAADYAPLALSNATTSDHDEPPDEWQIPRSKAANVWARIGTLNLLVLALGSIFLAAPLVLLGLVWRESVVAISGGHPNMLWTRVVHAEWTARFVTACTAVIRIIIAFQAGVFTAMVASIMLETIGTPLSYAPFYSIIRAVSVSPNTLLFTASLRPKGVLSLLIALLVVVEAAVIVASQFLSTILISDFMNSRFTDADNFTQVGGAIDYYGRVSFWWKMPPTSSWTFAEMSEPFSDGPNYHDTGHTYRAFLPFDDEAPRKDLRRFRGPAQVIDYRVFCVQPFLHDMTLNPLGADGLSGQVAIDAPYHQLPGLPTNQFVNFTCKLPSPYIRERMWGEGSLCFPQLPENWTVQLAEPLVETIENRWPSFANMFLVLDSLDHGARISNYQGLAIPGPHVEVARKDGPWAIVNNGSDVEALRVSACFTDFHAAEFIVEMNSSWEGLEPKLTWDLEADGHNTEPSRRQLGVSRSPQSLRERGVLALIMHSQRNDSDLDTQDQGEDQGLVTPQQSVPGFLSGLPPENKYDEANFDTGLLLSKGDVSDVLRADVSHVDLFQDALHDTDSPALASQGLLTRAAQMAYYKDLVRDNTTESARTAFSTIASIPMQWTGFIVAVSLVAAHVTILLIILVIFIFSTHHSLLGHYWQAIAQVVSEDTIRVLEQADAMKDDEVAQWGEHKIPQLAQTSLVRRQSSGRVAVGVGEESEI from the coding sequence ATGACAAGACTCTCTTCCGAGGCCGCGGATTATGCTCCTCTGGCCTTGTCGAACGCGACCACCTCCGACCATGACGAGCCGCCGGATGAATGGCAAATCCCACGCTCCAAGGCAGCCAATGTTTGGGCACGTATTGGAACGCTCAACCTCCTGGTTCTGGCGTTGGGATCAATCTTTCTAGCTGCCCCGCTGGTGCTTCTGGGGCTAGTATGGAGAGAGTCAGTGGTCGCCATATCCGGGGGCCACCCTAATATGCTTTGGACGCGAGTTGTTCATGCTGAATGGACTGCCCGATTCGTGACAGCCTGTACCGCAGTGATTAGGATAATCATTGCTTTTCAGGCTGGTGTGTTTACTGCAATGGTTGCTAGTATCATGCTCGAAACAATCGGCACGCCATTATCCTATGCACCATTCTACTCAATCATCAGAGCTGTCAGCGTTAGCCCGAACACTTTACTATTCACAGCAAGTCTCCGACCTAAGGGCGTCCTATCTCTTTTGATCGCTCTACTTGTCGTGGTCGAGGCTGCAGTGATTGTGGCGTCTCAATTCTTGTCTACGATTCTGATCTCCGACTTCATGAACAGCCGTTTCACCGACGCAGATAACTTTACCCAGGTTGGTGGCGCGATAGACTACTATGGAAGAGTATCATTCTGGTGGAAGATGCCTCCTACGTCAAGCTGGACGTTTGCCGAGATGTCAGAGCCATTTTCGGACGGCCCCAACTACCACGATACAGGCCACACATATCGAGCATTCCTGCCCTTCGACGACGAGGCACCACGAAAGGATTTGCGCAGATTCCGTGGACCAGCGCAAGTAATCGATTACCGCGTATTCTGTGTGCAGCCCTTCCTGCATGACATGACACTCAACCCCCTTGGCGCGGATGGTTTATCCGGCCAGGTAGCGATAGATGCACCTTACCATCAGCTGCCAGGCTTGCCGACAAACCAATTTGTCAATTTTACCTGCAAGCTGCCCTCGCCGTATATCCGGGAGAGAATGTGGGGTGAGGGTAGCTTATGCTTTCCTCAACTTCCGGAGAATTGGACTGTGCAGCTGGCAGAACCCTTGGTCGAGACTATCGAGAATCGCTGGCCTTCGTTCGCGAACATGTTCCTTGTTCTTGACAGCCTCGACCACGGTGCTCGAATATCGAATTATCAAGGGCTGGCCATCCCGGGGCCACACGTCGAGGTTGCGCGCAAGGACGGTCCTTGGGCTATAGTGAATAACGGTTCTGATGTCGAGGCACTGCGGGTATCTGCCTGCTTTACTGACTTCCATGCGGCAGAATTCATAGTCGAGATGAACAGCTCTTGGGAGGGCTTGGAGCCCAAATTAACTTGGGATCTTGAGGCCGACGGGCATAACACCGAACCAAGCCGGCGCCAGCTTGGAGTGTCCAGGTCACCGCAGAGCCTGCGTGAACGGGGAGTGCTAGCACTGATAATGCACTCTCAGCGGAACGATAGTGATTTGGATACCCAGGACCAGGGTGAGGACCAGGGCCTAGTGACTCCTCAGCAGTCTGTGCCCGGCTTTCTAAGCGGACTGCCACCTGAGAACAAATACGATGAAGCCAATTTCGACACTGGATTGTTGCTGTCAAAAGGGGATGTTTCGGATGTCCTCAGAGCCGACGTGAGCCACGTGGATTTATTCCAGGATGCCTTGCATGATACCGACAGTCCGGCACTCGCGTCGCAAGGCCTCCTCACTCGGGCTGCTCAAATGGCATACTACAAAGACCTTGTACGGGATAATACCACTGAATCAGCCAGGACCGCGTTCTCTACCATTGCCTCGATCCCCATGCAATGGACAGGGTTCATTGTTGCAGTTTCGCTGGTTGCAGCGCACGTTACCATTCTCTTGATCATATTGGTTATATTCATTTTTTCCACGCACCACTCACTTCTCGGGCATTACTGGCAGGCTATCGCGCAGGTTGTCTCCGAGGACACTATCCGAGTGCTGGAGCAAGCCGACGCAATGAAAGACGATGAGGTCGCACAGTGGGGGGAGCACAAAATACCGCAGTTGGCTCAAACCAGTCTTGTCCGGCGACAATCCAGCGGGCGAGTTGCCGTTGGAGTAGGAGAGGAGAGTGAAATATAA